ATCGTAAAGAGCAAGCTAAAGCAAATACTGAGCAAGATATTAAGGCAGCACTTGACTATATCGCACGAGATTTACAGCAGGCAGTCTACATATATGATGCTACTGGGATAGCTGCCATTAGAAGTCAACTACCTAAGTCATCTACCGCAGACGAGAAGAACACATTTTTTCCTGTACTTGTGTTTTGGAAACGACAGTTTATTCCAGGGGGACTTAGTGTCGGTAGTGGTGCTACCCTTGGAACTGATGATACCTTCGTTTATTCCCTAGTTGCCTATTATCTCATTAAAGACAATGACTCTACATGGTCTAATGCTGCCCGTATTGGTAGATTTCAAATCAGTAATGGCTATGGCAGTAGTGAGACTGATATCGACAACACTAGAGATCGTGGATTTCAAATGTTTAAATTGCAAGATGAAGGCAATCTTGCAACCAAAATGAATAAATGGGTCAAGAAGAGTGGTGAGGGATACACACAAGACATCTTGCCTCTTATTGATTATGTTGACCAAACTACAATAGATACAACCACTAACCCAGCACCAACAAACTGTTCAACTGAAAAGATGGTTCCACAATATTCAGGAACAGGAGATGCTGTTGCTACAAACAATGTAAAAACACGCGGTTTCTACGTTTGTGTAGACTCAAATAAAACTGTCGCAGAAGTTTATTTACGTGGCAATGCTTTAGCTAGAATCAAAAGCAATAATATCAATTTTAATCAAACAATTGAGTTTGAGTGGCAAAAAATTTATTTTCCTCAAGCTAGTATTCGAGTGCAAGGAATTGGATTATTATTTACTCAATAATTAATTTTTAATTAAAAAATAATAATTATTTTGCAATTGAGAATTATTCATTTAAATACAAGGTAACTTTGCTATGTATAACTTAGTTTTAGGTAAAAAATTACAGAAAATACCTCTAAAACTATTATTAAAATTAAATAATGATTCTCAAACGAAGCAAAAAAATGATGGATTTAGCTTGATTGAACTACTGGTAGTAGTAATTATGTTGGGAGTTTTAGCAACAATTGCTGCTCCTAGTTGGTTTGCATTTGTCAATAGACAACGAGTAAATAAAGCTAACGATTTTATTTTGTCAGCACTCCAAGAAGCTCAACGAGAAGCTAAAAAACAAAAACTCAGTTATAGTGTTAGCTTTAGAACTTATAATAACATTCCGCAAGTTGCTATATATTCCAAAGGCTCTGATTCCAGTAATTTTTTATGGCGTGATTTAGGCGGAGATTTAGGAATTAAAGCAGGACAAATTGTCATTGGGACAAATATAACTAATGAAAATACTGCAAGCAGTATCATCACTTATGCGTCTACCCCCACTTTCACCACTAGTAAGCCACAAACAATTACTTATGACTATACAGGTGCATTAGATTTATTAGTAAAGACTAATACTAATGGTTTAACAGCTGTGCAGAATGATAAGATTGGCACTAAAGGCTTAGTTGTAGCAGTGGCCATAGCTAAACCTGGAAGTCCTAGT
Above is a window of Nostoc sp. UHCC 0702 DNA encoding:
- the hpsC gene encoding hormogonium polysaccharide secretion pseudopilin HpsC — encoded protein: MSPLKWLLSNQLKRSRVKQTNGGFTLIELLVGIILAFLVITPLMGFMISIMDSDRKEQAKANTEQDIKAALDYIARDLQQAVYIYDATGIAAIRSQLPKSSTADEKNTFFPVLVFWKRQFIPGGLSVGSGATLGTDDTFVYSLVAYYLIKDNDSTWSNAARIGRFQISNGYGSSETDIDNTRDRGFQMFKLQDEGNLATKMNKWVKKSGEGYTQDILPLIDYVDQTTIDTTTNPAPTNCSTEKMVPQYSGTGDAVATNNVKTRGFYVCVDSNKTVAEVYLRGNALARIKSNNINFNQTIEFEWQKIYFPQASIRVQGIGLLFTQ
- a CDS encoding type II secretion system protein; the encoded protein is MYNLVLGKKLQKIPLKLLLKLNNDSQTKQKNDGFSLIELLVVVIMLGVLATIAAPSWFAFVNRQRVNKANDFILSALQEAQREAKKQKLSYSVSFRTYNNIPQVAIYSKGSDSSNFLWRDLGGDLGIKAGQIVIGTNITNENTASSIITYASTPTFTTSKPQTITYDYTGALDLLVKTNTNGLTAVQNDKIGTKGLVVAVAIAKPGSPSQATSVKRCIIVKTLLGSTKIGKDTECN